A window of Silene latifolia isolate original U9 population unplaced genomic scaffold, ASM4854445v1 scaffold_57, whole genome shotgun sequence genomic DNA:
taTGACATTGTTACTTGtcaattgtgatattgtttttgatATTGTTTCTGAAAAACATAGGTATTCATACCTTTGGTTTACGAAGAGCACTATGTATGCGTTTGTATTGATTTCAAGAGGGAGATCATGTTCTACTTGGACAACAGAAAATATGATGATTTCGAAGACGAAGAGCATGTACACCTGGCTCATATTGCTGTAAGTactatatttaaaataaaaaataatgatATAATGATTTTGTTAGATCAGTTCGAGATTGAATAGTTGTTTACTATAAACATGTACAGGGTAGTACCTATGGTGAATACATCAACAGTAAGGGTTATGAAAGGGGGCTAAAAGTAAAGCACTACGATTTGGTAAATGTGACATTTGCTTGGCAAACGAAAGACTTGACCCTGGACTGTGGCGTATTCATGATGTTTCACATGATGTTTTTCGTTGGTGAGTGTTTTAGTTATGAACTGGACAATGAGAAGAAGAGGGAGTTATATAGGGCGGAGATTGCAGCTACACTCATCTTGAGTGATATAAATAAAAAAAGGAGTGCGGTCCTGAGGAAGGTGGAAAACCTTAATGCCATCAAACGTACACTCTTTCCTAAATTGCTGAAAGAAAGGCAAAAAGGAAACAAAAAAAGCAAGACAGCAAAAGGTTCAAAAAAGAATGTTCCGACGCCCGTAACCAAAAAAAAAGGTTACATTTGTTAACACTATCTTGTACAttactaattttttttatttttaatactcAGTATGCAATGAATAACATAGACTATATTTATGTAGATATGGTAGAAGATGATTATGCCAGTGTCGTGGGCAGCAGGAGGAAAGGGAAATCAGATGGACTAGGAAGCACGTACAATTGTGGATTGGCAGATCCTAAATTGGAGGTCGTTTCAAAGTTTATGAGGGCTAACAAATCACAGTTTGCAAAGATGTTGACCAAGAGGAAAGAAGTGATTGATTACAGCTTATTGGATAACCACAGTTTCCCCTTAGagtatgtttttttttaaatctttaATACATTTTAATTTGTGCTATGATACTATATTTAGAGTAGGGTGTTATTTGAATGTGATACATTTTTTTTAAACAAGCAGTTAGGTTTTTGCCAGCTTAAGTGCTACTATGTTTTTGTGATACTTTTTCTTTAGGCATGTGATACTATATTTAGTATGGAGTGATATTGTATGTAATATTCTTTATTTTTaatatgaaccatttgtcttaaTGATTGGTACATCGAGGTTGTTGCCAGCTTCAGTGACAATCAAAACCTTGTCAGAGAGGATATTTTGTCATTGCTTCTAAATGTGCATGTCAATAGCAAAGTGATTGATTGTTGGGCGTTACTTATGAATCACATTGAGCACACAGAAAAATGTGATACAAGTTTAATGTTTTTTGGAATTCAACACATGGTAAacttttgttttagtttgattTATATATATTCACACTTTCAATAAAATGTATTGACTCTTAAAACGAATACGACTTTTTAACATTTACACACACAACAGGACGCAATAGTGGAAGGGACTGAATACAAAGAAAGGAATAAAGACAAGATTTATGCAGCATGGGATGAATTTATTACAAGGAACACGGTTCCCTGTAACTTGGCAGCAGATCTCATTTTTATTCCAATGTTATGGAAAGAACACTATTTTTGTGTCTGTGTAAATTTCAAAACCGAGACCATTGAAGTACTGGACAATACAGAGTACGATGACTGGGAGGAAGCTGAGACACACAAAATTGCAGATTTGGTGGTATGTTTTATTGATAGTTCTGAAATTAACATTggaaaaaataaatttttttgtGCAAGTATCAGTAATGGTTTTATTTAACATTGTAGGCTAATGACATGAGTGACTACCTAGAAACAAAGAAGGTCGAAAGAGCTGAAGAGATAATAGGGTTTGATGTTGCCAACATCACCTTTGATTGGCAGAAGAAGGAGATAAACAATACTGAATCTGGGAACTTCTTAATGTTGCACATGATTCGGTATGAGGGCCAGATGTTTGAAGCCGACTTGAACGCGAAAGTGTATAGGCGCTACTACTGGGCAGAAATGGCAGCAGCATTGCTTTTGGCTGATATAAATCAGAAGAGGACAGATTTGATGGAAAAGGTTAAAGAGTTTGTAGAAGGCAAGGAGGAACTCTTGAAGACATTAAAACTAAAGAGGAAAAATACTGATGTTTCAAAAGAGAAGTGTGGTAACAGAAAGGGCAAGGATAAAGCTGCTGAGAAGGAAACAACTGTCGAGGAGGTAATAACAAATGAAAAAGTTACTGCAAAAGGAAAGGTCGATGCTAGTGGGAGACAGAACATTGACACAGAAATACCCATTCTTCGGAAAAGGTACAAAAATCGATAACCTGACTTTTACATTAGTTGGCTTTTATTTGGTTTTATGTGGAAAATTGAAAAAGGTAGAAAATGGTGATGCAcacaaaaaattatataaattataacatATTTGGTTTTTAGAGTCAATGATTGCCAAGAAGATGTTGAAGATGACGGAGAACCACTTATAAAGAGATACAAAAGATTCAAGACTGTTGCAAATCCTAAGAATCGAGGCAGGGGAAGAGGTGTTGGTAGAGGAGGCAATTGAGACAAGTAACAATGGTGATGTATTAGAATTAGATTTTTGGCACGAAGATGTAATTAAAAAAAGATGGATGTAAAGCTGGTAGGACAATGAATCTAATGGTAGATTCATTTCGAATATTGATTCAAGCTGTTCAAGCTGGTAGGACAATTGAGACATTTTGAATATTGATTCTAAAGTTTGCAAATGTAGTTATGACTAACCATTTTGGATCTGATATAAGTATTGGCAATGTGTGATATTGTCTCAAGTGTGATGTGATATTTTTCTTCAattggtgtgatattgtttctcaacaTACTATAAAACTAGATAGGGATTTAAGTATCCTTTTTTCGTTGATATTTTTTGGTTTAGAGTCTGATATTGTTGTGTAAGTAAGGTGATATTGTGTTACAGAATTTTAAAAACTCTAGAGAGAAATTTAATCCCAATATCACAAAAATGTGTGATATTGTCTTAAGTGTGATGTGATATTTTTCTTCACTTGGTGTGATATTGTCTCAAGTGTGATGTGAAATTAAATCCCAATATCACAAAAATGTGTGACATTGTCTCAAGTGTGATGTGATATTTTTCTTCAattggtgtgatattgtttctcaacaTACTATAAAAATAAATAGGGATTTAATTATCCTTTTTTTGTTGATATTTTTTGGTTTAGAGTCTGATATTGTTGTGTAAGTAAGGTGATATTGTGttacaaaattttaaaaattctAGAGAGAAATTAAATCCCAATATCACAAAAATGTGTGATATTGTCTCAAGTGTGATGTGATATTTTTCTTCAattggtgtgatattgtttctcaacaTACTATAAAACTAGATAGGGATTTAAGTATCCTTTTTTCGTTGATATTTTTTGGTTTAGAGTCTGATATTGTTGTGTAAGTAAGGTGATATTGTGTTACAGAATTTTAAAAATTCTAAAGATAAGTTAAATCCCAATATCACAAAAATGTGTGATATTTTTTGTTATGAGATTTGATATTGTTATAGAGCCAGGTTGATATTATTTGGGTGATACTTATTTTTTAAATTGTTGCGCTATTGGTGGACAAACACAATCAATTGGATTTTCTTTCCTAAAAGTACTGTAACTCTGAtattatttataagaaatagtgaTATTGTTCTTTAGTAACCGTGATATTGTTTACAATCAAGTATTCACAAAGCGAAATCTTAGTAATACTGAGGTTTttacaaaaaaatcgaaaaagaaTACAAAATAAGAGGCCATGTagaataaaaaaatagaaaacaatgtTCCTACTTTGATAATGTATTGGTTAACAAGAAAAAATTGTCTACGCGATTAATATAGACTTCAGCAGCACGTACTCAAGCTCTCAATTAACATCCGCAACTGAAGAAGTCTGCAAAAAGCAAAACAAAGAACACAAAAAAATATTTCAGCAGTATGTTGGACATGTAAATAACTGTGATATTGTATACAATGAGTAATGATATTATTTAGAGGTACATGTGATATTATTTCACAACAAGACAAAATTGGATGAtaataaatcgtttatatttgtGAAACTATTTCGTATACAACATGATATTATTTAGAGGtgcatgtgatattgtttctcaaaaAACACACAGAAATAAAAAATCAATCATAATGAAATAATGAATGTAGTTAGCAAAATCACTTACATCAGATTCATTATCATCACCCGAGTGCTCGGATGTCTCAGCAACTGGGTTAGGGCAGTTGCGCTTATCATgatgtgccatttgtttacaatTATTGCAAAACCTTTTCGGCTTTTGTGTCTTTTCAATGGACATTTGTTTCTTAGAGGTCAACCTCTTGCCACTacccttgtttttggatttaacTGGTGGTAATATCTGGACCTCATCTGAACACTTAACCCCAAGAAGCATCTCTAACTCTTGTTGTTTGGTCATTGTTTCAGGGTCGGGCTTGAATTTCTGTCTAAATGCCTTGAGAAATCAGTCGGTTCGATTACGTGATTTTCAGGCAGGGATTTTATCAGAGACAGCGTTGAGTAGAACTCTGACCAAACATTTGAAATCTGCAGCTTACTCACATCTGAGGAATCAAAATCACCGATCAACTGCCCGTGAACATCATAAAGAGGCATCTTCTTGGCGTTCTTTGTCCACCTACTCAAAAGGTACTGTTCAGGTATCTTCCTAACCCCTTTACCTGATAAAATCCAAAATAATGTGTTTGCAGATGTATCCCTTCCTCTCAAACATCttacatgaacattttgcatcaAAAGTTGTGGGATTAAATGCTAAAGTGTACGTAGTATGCAATATTGCATCTTCAACATCAAGAAACCTTGTAGTGGAATCCCTTGAAGAATCTCCGCTACATGAATTCAAAGAAGAGACACACTGCTTTTGGAATTCATAAAAGAGTGCGTGTGTGTACACAGTGGATGCATGAATCTCAAGATGAAGCATGGTTTTGGTTACAGATAGAGAGAGATCACTGTCTCTATCAAGGGACTTTTGGGTGTATCTTTGCTGATCCATAGCACTCTGGAAGCGCAACCAGAATTACACAAGTGTGCCGCGAGGATTCTCGAACCACTTGAAGAAGTTGTTCATGCTCTCAGAACGTTGGGTTGTTCTGAGAAGACAACCAAGAGGAACATCACGATAATAAGCCGGAATCCAACGTTGTCTCTTGTTAAACATATATGTCAACCATCCATTATCTTCCAGATGAAACTCCTTGATCAATGCAGACCACTTCTCTTCAAAATCAAAAGGCTCTAGGTCAGAATCCCAGACAATAGAATTCATACGGCTTACAAAATCTGTCTCTTTGGTCACTGTCGTGCctaccttttcaggtaatttctgcatgatgtgccacatgcaataaCGGTGGGCAGCAGTCTTAAAAACAGCAGGCACTGCAATTTTCATTGTCGGGCATTGGTCGGTAAATAAACAATT
This region includes:
- the LOC141639795 gene encoding uncharacterized protein LOC141639795; the encoded protein is MDQQRYTQKSLDRDSDLSLSVTKTMLHLEIHASTVYTHALFYEFQKQCVSSLNSCSGDSSRDSTTRFLDVEDAILHTTYTLAFNPTTFDAKCSCKGVRKIPEQYLLSRWTKNAKKMPLYDVHGQLIGDFDSSDAFRQKFKPDPETMTKQQELEMLLGVKCSDEVQILPPVKSKNKGSGKRLTSKKQMSIEKTQKPKRFCNNCKQMAHHDKRNCPNPVAETSEHSGDDNESDTSSVADVN
- the LOC141639796 gene encoding protein FAR1-RELATED SEQUENCE 5-like, with the translated sequence MKFCPFTGVDHHKKSVTFAASLVGRENDKNFNWVFQKFLECMGGKEPNCLFTDQCPTMKIAVPAVFKTAAHRYCMWHIMQKLPEKVGTTVTKETDFVSRMNSIVWDSDLEPFDFEEKWSALIKEFHLEDNGWLTYMFNKRQRWIPAYYRDVPLGCLLRTTQRSESMNNFFKWFENPRGTLV